The sequence below is a genomic window from Carassius auratus strain Wakin unplaced genomic scaffold, ASM336829v1 scaf_tig00006772, whole genome shotgun sequence.
gtttgtctgtctgtgtgtaaaGACGTCAGGGGCTTGTTCATCTGGTGTTGAAACCCTTCGATGTTTGATCAGCTTCAGGTCGTTTCATCAGAAGTTCAGACGGATGAACAGTTTTTAGCAGCGACTGCATCTGATGCTCTTCCTTCAGTCCATTATTCACTCACTTTAATGAGGCTGGACTTTAAAGGAACTGTCAGTCATTTTGGGGTAAAATCTGGGCTTGCTGTGTAAGCAATTTTGGCTTTCACTAGCATAAAACAAACAgtcataaaaatgttataaataaataacatgtaatAGTTTCATATAGTGATAATGAATGACTCTCCTTATATTTGGTGATGTACCGATCATACTGATGCTAGAAAGTGTTTATAAAGAAGATGTACTTGTTAGATCATATCCTGATTTCTACAGTCAGACTATTGTTCATATTCTCAGTCAAACATTAGAAGCTGTTTATAtgattttccatttattttcatcTTCACGTGGTTCAGGAAATATATCATCTTCAAGTAGGTTTATTGTCATACTGTTATTACAAAAAAGAGTCACAGTTCAAATCAAACTTTACTGATGTACTGAGAAATACTCCTAAAATCATGATCATTTTggtattttttatgaatatttctatattagtgtATTTCAGTCTGTAGAAACATCGCTGTTGTTTTTCACATTCAGATTTTAGTTCAGATctaaaaattctaaacaaaattattttaaaaagttagatatgaaaatttttatattacaatgtttttttatatttattttttatttgttcttacaGAATAACTTAATGtgccattcaaaaaaataaaaaataaacaggtaAAATTActgacatatttatttgtttataatgcatatatgtacatttgtattataatatGTACTATATTCTCTTCTCACAGATCCATTTAAGACTACGATCACATTGAGTATCAAACCATCCTGATGAACGAGTCATAGCACAGTCTTCGTTTCCCTGATAGTCGTTTGGCTCTCCAGACGCCCAGAACCTGCATCAACAGATCAGCGTTAGATCTTCAGTGTGATATGATACTGACCGAGACAATCATTTATTAGAtaataatcagttcagttcagtgattTCTCACTTAAAGGTCAGTGTGCTGCCATCAGCCCATTTCCATCTGCCCTCCACTTCAATATCAGTCAAACCAATCCAGAAATCATCAGAACCAAAAATATTCTTCACAAAATCCTGAGAAGAGAAACAATAACATGATTTATAACACGAGCAAAGACACATTTCATCATATTCTccttaatttaaaaactaaacaccataatcacacacacacacacacacacacacacacacacacacacacactctctctctctcacacacacacacagactctctctctctctctctctctctcacacacacacacacacagactctctctctctctcacacacacacacacacacacacacacacacacacacacactcacttgttcctctctgttgttgatgatgatcagatctgcttCTCTCTCTGTACAGTATCTTCTGCTCTCATCCCAGTTCTTCATCTCAGAGGAAAAGTAGTAAATACTGGATTGATGACACTTCCAACCATCTATAAACACAGATAAGACATCCCTAGTGAAATAGAAATAcactaaaatgcatttgaaatacatttatttcatgataaCTTTACtacaaacatttacatatttatgtacttaataaaaatacactgcaATTGTACTTTAGGTATATTAAACTGGTaaacttaaagtctgctaaactagaagaaagaagaaaacaactaACTTTGTACTTTATTGATTTGAATTGTGCAGAACTAGTGCTGAAGTGGAactaaagatacactgaagtttATTTGATTGTGTTAAAGTGGGACTATAGCAATTATACTTCAGCTACACttgaaatatcttgcatttaaagacattaaatattattcagaGATCATAATATCTTCATCAacagtgacatttaaacacactTTAGGATTAATATTGAGagatgtgcattgtgcacaagtagcactacaaacaaagctgaaatataattatttcagtaAGTCTAGagtgatatgtcagtaaatatgtcaatagatttgaactattattgatatgaaataaatatatttttaatatttattttttattttatttactaggGCTTGAACTAAATTTGAATCTAAACCAaattaaaaaggttatttatattACTTGTACTagtagtgtatattttattatagttgtGAGTGCTTTTAATCTACTGCAAGATCTCTTTACAGTTTATCTCTTAATTTGACTGTATCTGTACGCTCTGTTTATGTTGTATACTGTAACAGACAATGACTTTCAGAAGGAAACCTGTTTCTCAAAGGAAGGTTTCTGTAACAGTGTTTTAAACTGATCTCATTAGTGCTCTCAAGACACTGAAGCATCCCTAAATTATCATTAACCATTGTAAACATAAACAGCTAAGAATGTTTTTGacttaaatatttgattttaactTGGAAGTTTGTACAAGTTGGTGTGTAGTTTTGAGATTGTGTTTATAGTTGTAGGAAAATTGTGAATTTTGTTTCATGAATTGTGTTAGCAATCAAGACAAACTAATGAAATGCTTATGCTCAATTAAATGAATACTGACTTATAAAGCCAATTTAAGATAtgtcttaaattattatttatactcaGCTGACATCCCTAAATTATCATTAATCATTATAGACATAAAGAGCTAAAGAAAGGTCAATTACAAGCATTAGCTACACAACAGATCCAGGACAGTCCACTTTAAAATCTGAGTCTGCTTTAGATCAAGTTACCAGTTAGACTGAAGAAACTAACCCGCAAACTTCTTCTGAAGATCAAGTCTCTCTTGTCTCTCTTGAGTGAAGGTGACACACAACACTATGACTGCAGTCATCAGAAGAACACACATCAGCCCCAAACACACACCAGCTGCTCTGGAGATCATCACACCACCACTTCCTGAAGAGGATAGATATAATGTTAGTCTCTTCACTTCCTCATATCATACGACTCACATCTTCTGAAACATGTGAACTTTAGACTAACGCTTGTCAGGCGTTTATTAGTgtggtttttgtgttttgtgagtAAATGCagaggaacagttcactcaaaaattttttcctgattatttacTCATCCGAGTTTCACTGTATTTGACTTTTTTCAGCCGATGATATATTTTTGGTTTTGGAGGAAAACGTGAACAGGTctcaaaataaaccttttctaaaggtcaaaaatccatatttaggAAGCTTTAAATTAATCCACATGACCCTGGTTGACAAATAAGTGTCTTTTCTAGCAAAACGATGAGTCACTTTCAGgacaaaaataaagcattaaccaCCATCAAAAAATGGAGCATGCAAAGACTGCATGTCAGATCATACTGGAGCATAGCTgtcaacattgaacattgaaaataagggacatTTCCCGGAATCCATCCCCaaaataagggatttttttttttttttacacgattcttatccacaaacttaaaaaaaaaaaaagcactaatcATTAACAGTCTAAAGAGTTTAGAactacacaatatatattaaagaatgacAGACCAATTGATatgttaaaagtgatttatttatgaacaaggtaatattaataataatttaatattaataataatttcgtGCTGAGAAACGTCGTTTTTCCTGACAACGACAAATTTTGCAGTAGGCATAATTTGGACCTACATGGCTGCTTGTCAGGTAGTGGAAGGTGGACTCCCATTTACTCAAATATCGGCATAATTTTGGTTGGTGATTAATTCAGTGATTTTGGCATTCGGCGTCCTAATCCATCATCGCAGATCACACTCATCTACTCTTTCGAAGTTCACTTCCCGCTACTTTTTCCCTCTTCCTCCCGCCCGCTGGTGCCGCTGCAACTGTCTTCTTCTTCGATGGTAGCCTAAgctactgccacctgctgtactggaggTCACGCAACCCAAGTGCAAGCCActtcacagacacagatagatgcgtgttctgagttaaaggccatgttgcaggttaaacaccactttcgattaatgggtacataaatcactcaagatatgtatatcatttttaaaatgtctcaaaaatggtcttaaagacctattttttaagtttttggtattaacgtttttttttacgcaactctgtgatgacgtcatgttggggagaagtcgaggaaaggtagcctcagtctagtatgatgaaagtgcactggaacggcaatcaaatccgtgacttcccacccgtgaactcgtgtctcatactagatcgatgcactccgagttccgaggtcacacagcacgcgaaacaacgatgacagcccctacgaataatactgcctgcggatgcagtgtttatgcaagtagtacacgttgaaaaaacgattttaggtcaatgcaacattgcaataaaataaataatctagttacaattccttgcgctcagaaagtttggcgtaacttgcctggaacggtacaaagtcgttagtagtgattacgagctcaaaaaaaaaaaacctgcctggaacgagcgcagcatcagaactatagcgactgactgggatgaggaagaggtggcgagagcaaacatgtatgatggcccgcagctgtgtaatttcgatcgagccagccgtgagagggaaaatgaggaattgccaagaactgatgtccgtcaaagcttatgcatggtccgaggagaatgagtggagagttggtgaagtgtcctggtgagttgctatcatttagcatcgcagcaatgagcactggagctagtacAAGCAGCAGTGTGcaataacgacacacacacacatacatatatatatatatatatatatatgtgtgtgtgtgtgtcattgaatagcaccgagtgtaaaatcaatgttttctttatatctagtggcagtgatcatgacatTAGTTCAGAGaagtaccggtaacctttgtcatagtgtcatAGAACTGGTAaattttgtctttgtcatctagaaataaaaggcatcatgctagttatatggacgtttctaagcgtttatctcgtCCTctagtgaaaatgttgttgcaaacgtagccgtgtgtctgtcgctgtgtttgacaggtgcttgtgtgggcggtgctgtcccatggaaactgcgTTAGAAAGCTTGTACTGTAGGGAAGTTAGTGCGTTTGGGTCGCTatctctctatctttctgtttgtctatctatctatatactgtatctagtctatctatctatctatatatatgtatttatctatttatctataatctgcgttctgcgctatctgaatactctcgtctctctagtcactctcaatgctctcaaggcggctttggtaaattctctccccaacgtgacgtgatgcaatgcattgtgggggaaaggagaccgctgtaagatagtacctactttttcgtattatattccattttgtgatacccaacaacataaaatacaatggataacagtttaaatgtttattaccaacaagcaatttgcacatattcattaaaaaatttaccttgcaacacggcctttaacaCAGTGTAAAATTACGGGAtattttacgggaaaatactaaaacgggaagacagcgggaaaaggaAAAGACCTAAAATACGTGAGAAACCCggaaaaacgggagggttgacagctatgTACTGGAGGACCTGGAAGAGAGTGAATATATTCAACATTCGAGTTTCATTCAAACACTGGAGCGGAGGGAGTTGCCATAGAAACGGAGCGCCAACACAACAACTGACAAGCAGGGATTCACTGACTTTTGCTGCTGTTTTCAAAGCTCTCGGTAAGTTTAGTCCCTAAAATCACACAGATATTACATACAACTGTTCATGAcacttctcttgctt
It includes:
- the LOC113071294 gene encoding C-type lectin domain family 17, member A-like; protein product: MLLPIAGSGGVMISRAAGVCLGLMCVLLMTAVIVLCVTFTQERQERLDLQKKFADGWKCHQSSIYYFSSEMKNWDESRRYCTEREADLIIINNREEQDFVKNIFGSDDFWIGLTDIEVEGRWKWADGSTLTFKFWASGEPNDYQGNEDCAMTRSSGWFDTQCDRSLKWICEKRI